A window of Terriglobales bacterium contains these coding sequences:
- a CDS encoding acylase: protein MRAVKITLLALAGLLLTAVVFLVVDDRLNQPPPPNWATLIQRARQYDVRIKRDTFGVPHVIGPRDADVGFGLGFAQSEDDFLTLQQVTLAARGQLAATEGRKAAVADYLVHFLRVWETVNARYESDLPADVREVLEAYADGVNYYAALHHDKVIRGVLPFTGKDVAAGFVFKTPFFYGLDKALLKLSSPESSNTVASLSLDGQDAFLITHEPVPVGSNAVAVGPSRSADGATRLLVNSHQPYTGPVSWYEAVLESGEGWHVAGGFFPGSPFMLHGHNEHLGWANTVNEPDLIDVYKLTINPANPNQYKLDGQWRDFEKSDAKIRVKIWGPLVWSVHREVLYAAQGPVLKTDHGVFAIRYAGLNEVRQSLQYYRLNKAATLADWRAAMALQAIPSINFVYADEKANIGYVYNGLFPVRQEGLDWQDILPGDRSDLIWHRYLPFDKIPQIWNPRGGLVFNSNNTPFHAAAPSDDLRPQDFSPTLGIQNNMTNRAWRAMENYGADSRITKEAFRAYKFDLSYSTRSDVAQLVDQAIAIKPGKNDDGSNLQNAQEVLKRWDHRTNIANRGAALAILMAEPVLRARTEIKGTPQPPSESQIIASLREAMQTLKAHFGRLDPQWGEVNRLRRGEVNLPIDGGPDIYRAVYGAKQPDGTLSAEGGDTFIMFVTWNKAGTLTSESIHQFGSATLDQKSPHYADQASLFIAMKTKPVWFTQVQLSGHIEADYRPGEREAVSAAKR, encoded by the coding sequence ATGCGCGCTGTCAAGATCACTTTACTCGCACTGGCAGGATTGCTCCTCACTGCCGTCGTGTTCCTTGTCGTGGATGACCGGCTGAACCAGCCACCGCCACCCAATTGGGCCACACTCATTCAGAGGGCCCGGCAATATGACGTTCGAATCAAGCGCGATACCTTTGGCGTGCCGCACGTGATCGGCCCCAGGGACGCGGATGTAGGTTTCGGGTTGGGCTTTGCCCAGTCCGAGGACGACTTCCTCACGCTCCAACAGGTGACGCTTGCGGCCCGTGGCCAACTTGCCGCGACCGAGGGCCGGAAGGCGGCGGTGGCCGACTATCTCGTCCACTTTTTGCGGGTATGGGAAACGGTCAATGCCAGGTATGAGAGTGACCTCCCGGCAGATGTGCGAGAGGTTCTGGAAGCATATGCCGACGGCGTCAATTACTACGCGGCTCTTCATCATGACAAGGTAATACGAGGCGTGCTGCCATTCACCGGCAAGGACGTGGCCGCGGGATTTGTCTTCAAGACACCCTTCTTCTATGGGCTCGACAAGGCTTTGCTCAAGTTGAGCAGTCCTGAGAGCAGCAATACTGTCGCGTCTCTTTCCCTGGACGGCCAGGACGCTTTTCTGATCACACATGAGCCTGTCCCTGTGGGGTCCAATGCCGTCGCAGTAGGACCGTCGCGCTCGGCGGATGGCGCAACGCGCCTTCTGGTTAATTCCCATCAGCCTTATACGGGTCCGGTCTCGTGGTATGAAGCGGTGCTGGAGAGCGGAGAGGGCTGGCATGTCGCCGGCGGTTTTTTCCCGGGGTCGCCTTTCATGCTGCACGGCCACAACGAGCATCTTGGCTGGGCCAACACAGTCAATGAACCAGATCTGATTGACGTTTACAAGCTCACCATCAACCCCGCCAACCCGAATCAGTACAAACTCGATGGACAATGGCGTGATTTTGAGAAGAGCGATGCCAAAATACGAGTGAAAATCTGGGGGCCGCTGGTCTGGAGCGTACACCGGGAAGTGCTTTACGCCGCTCAGGGCCCGGTATTGAAGACCGATCACGGCGTGTTCGCCATTCGTTATGCCGGACTCAATGAAGTTCGCCAGTCGCTACAGTACTACCGCCTGAATAAAGCCGCTACTTTGGCGGACTGGCGTGCAGCCATGGCTTTGCAGGCGATACCGAGCATCAACTTTGTCTATGCCGACGAGAAGGCAAATATTGGGTACGTGTATAACGGATTGTTTCCGGTGCGGCAAGAGGGGCTCGACTGGCAGGATATCCTGCCGGGGGACCGCTCGGACCTGATCTGGCACCGATATCTGCCTTTCGACAAGATCCCGCAAATTTGGAACCCTCGCGGCGGACTTGTCTTCAATTCAAACAACACGCCCTTTCACGCGGCTGCGCCGTCAGACGATCTCAGGCCACAAGACTTCTCGCCAACGCTGGGAATTCAGAACAACATGACCAACCGGGCGTGGCGTGCAATGGAGAACTACGGCGCCGATTCCCGGATCACGAAGGAAGCGTTCCGCGCGTACAAATTCGATCTCAGCTACAGCACCCGGTCCGACGTCGCTCAGCTCGTTGACCAGGCCATCGCGATCAAGCCCGGCAAAAACGACGATGGCAGCAATTTGCAGAACGCACAGGAAGTCCTCAAGCGGTGGGACCACAGGACCAACATCGCGAACCGGGGTGCGGCGCTCGCAATCCTGATGGCCGAGCCCGTGCTTCGCGCCAGGACAGAGATCAAAGGCACGCCGCAGCCGCCGTCCGAGAGCCAGATCATCGCCTCTCTGCGGGAGGCCATGCAGACTCTTAAGGCGCACTTCGGGCGTCTCGATCCGCAGTGGGGCGAGGTAAACCGCCTGCGTCGAGGTGAGGTCAATCTCCCTATTGATGGTGGTCCTGATATCTACCGCGCTGTTTATGGTGCGAAGCAGCCTGACGGTACGCTGTCAGCGGAGGGTGGCGACACTTTCATCATGTTTGTTACCTGGAACAAGGCGGGCACGCTCACATCGGAAAGCATCCATCAATTCGGCTCAGCAACTCTCGACCAGAAATCACCTCATTACGCGGACCAGGCATCCCTTTTCATTGCCATGAAGACCAAACCCGTCTGGTTCACCCAGGTGCAACTGAGCGGACATATCGAAGCTGATTATCGTCCTGGAGAACGTGAGGCCGTATCGGCGGCAAAGCGCTGA